The Lycium barbarum isolate Lr01 chromosome 12, ASM1917538v2, whole genome shotgun sequence genome includes a region encoding these proteins:
- the LOC132621327 gene encoding RNA demethylase ALKBH9B-like — protein MLDHQGSSKKDPFLLDYNAEELQIAAEFLTNWLPFLSRDLCHSCTHTLSHRIRTLGREPVGDAEQLKQQENFTVLTPELPYSNGCNGNLDNCDKNSLGSWKDCAELNDTTDTNSLGSWKDEADVQEPFDEAFAPRNKSDSYVGGEDRSLGSWKDCADLNDTADTNSLGSWEDGANRQEPFDEALARRNKSDSYVGGDDHSSRPVKEASRSKTFSSSRPAASPSMKMSWADMDQEDDLDAEEISQSSSQLSNWNGVNKEETSIQETKPITNLSREHREHIRFCNVKRKKDFICLERVNGKIVNALDGLELHTGVFSTAEQNRIVKFVEKLEEMEKCGQLKERTCTAPKKWMKGKGRVTIQFCCCYNYATDRKGNPPGILKSETVDPLPDLLKNMIRRLVKWHVLPPDCVPDSCIVNIYEEGDCIPPHIDSHDFVRPFCTVSFLSECNILFGSNLKTVGPGEFAGAFAIPLPMGSVLVLNGNGADVAKHCVPAVPTKRISITFRRMDESRRRIGYVPEEDLLDLRPLSYEADRYHKSRSSEPWHSTRKQLGRREENKETVKISLERNRMPWYMDRNRQGPVDRRRVRVYIDNN, from the exons AACCTGTTGGTGATGCAGAACAATTGAAGCAACAAGAGAATTTCACAGTTTTGACTCCAGAACTTCCTTATTCAAATGGCTGTAATGGAAATCTTGACAATTGTGACAAAAATTCGCTTGGGAGTTGGAAAGATTGTGCTGAGTTAAATGATACTACAGATACAAACTCATTGGGAAGTTGGAAAGATGAGGCAGATGTGCAAGAGCCTTTTGATGAGGCATTTGCGCCGAGGAACAAATCAGATAGTTATGTAGGTGGTGAAGATCGCTCACTTGGCAGTTGGAAAGATTGTGCTGACTTAAATGATACTGCAGATACAAACTCATTGGGTAGTTGGGAAGACGGGGCAAATCGGCAGGAGCCTTTTGATGAGGCATTGGCGCGCAGGAACAAATCAGATAGTTATGTTGGTGGTGACGATCACTCATCAAGACCTGTTAAAGAGGCATCGAGAAGTAAAACATTCAGCTCATCCAGACCTGCAGCAAGCCCGAGCATGAAAATGTCATGGGCAGATATGGATCAGGAGGATGACCTTGATGCTGAGGAGATTAGTCAGTCGAGTAGCCAGTTAAGTAATTGGAATGGTGTGAACAAAGAGGAAACTTCTATACAGGAGACTAAGCCAATAACGAACTTGTCAAGGGAGCATAGAGAGCACATCCGGTTTTGTAATGTGAAGAGGAAAAAGGATTTCATTTGTTTGGAGAGGGTTAATGGGAAAATTGTGAATGCACTCGACGGCTTGGAGCTACATACTGGTGTCTTCAGCACGGCTGAGCAAAATAGGATAGTTAAATTTGTCGAGAAACTTGAGGAGATGGAGAAGTGTGGACAATTAAAAG AGCGAACTTGTACAGCACCAAAGAAATGGATGAAGGGCAAGGGACGTGTGACAATCCAATTTTGTTGTTGTTACAACTATGCAACA GATAGGAAAGGCAACCCCCCAGGGATTCTCAAGAGTGAAACTGTTGATCCATTGCCTGATCTTCTTAAGAACATGATTAGAAGGCTTGTAAAATGGCATGTGTTGCCTCCAGATTGTGTTCCAGACAGCTGTATTGTAAATATATATGAAGAGGGCGATTGCATACCACCTCATATCGACAGTCATGATTTTGTTCGTCCATTTTGTACTGTTTCTTTCCTCAGCGAGTGTAATATATTGTTTGGATCAAACTTGAAAACTGTAGGTCCTGGTGAATTTGCCGGTGCATTTGCAATTCCCTTGCCAATGGG GTCTGTACTTGTCTTGAATGGGAATGGAGCAGATGTCGCTAAACACTGTGTGCCAGCTGTTCCTACTAAAAG AATATCAATTACATTTAGGAGAATGGATGAATCTAGAAGACGAATTGGATATGTTCCGGAGGAGGATTTACTAGATCTCCGGCCACTATCCTATGAAGCAGATAGATATCATAAATCAAGATCCTCTGAACCATGGCATTCTACGAGAAAACAGTTGGGAAGACGAGAAGAGAATAAGGAAACAGTAAAGATATCACTTGAGAGGAATCGAATGCCATGGTACATGGATCGAAATCGACAAGGACCTGTAGATAGGCGAAGAGTCAGGGTTTATATAGATAATAATTAA